One Hypomesus transpacificus isolate Combined female chromosome 6, fHypTra1, whole genome shotgun sequence DNA segment encodes these proteins:
- the myct1a gene encoding myc target protein 1 homolog isoform X1, whose translation MLIPILWEGDAISQHSLEACAVSLIIAFCVSMAVGLLLGALIYVVLTWMSRRKAGSVSITRRPPRPSRVSPRARPGFNRNSSYDRRSNNSLVSAAFSFHRQASSPDQADPLGRKPSFRASTFHPLLQCSQIAREAEEGSQTTLPRTPTLTTSTGSAQIAAQAATPPRPVSFWSTSSLRGFHATQTPPPAYESIIRAYQETCT comes from the exons ATGTTGATCCCTATTTTGTGGGAAGGAGATGCCATCAGTCAGCATTCTCTGGAGGCTTGCGCTG TTTCCCTGATCATAGCCTTCTGTGTGTCCATGGCTGTGGGTCTCCTCTTGGGGGCACTAATCTACGTGGTCCTGACCTGGATGTCTCGACGCAAAGCCGGCTCTGTCAGCATTACCCGCCGGCCCCCTCGCCCGTCCCGCGTCTCCCCCCGCGCCCGCCCTGGCTTCAACCGCAACAGCAGCTACGACCGGCGCAGCAACAACAGTCTGGTCAGCGCCGCCTTCAGTTTCCACCGCCAGGCCTCCTCCCCGGACCAGGCTGACCCTCTGGGCCGCAAGCCCAGCTTCAGGGCCTCCACCTTCCATCCACTGCTCCAGTGCAGCCAGATTGCCCGCGAGGCAGAGGAAGGGAGCCAGACCACGCTGCCTCGGACTCCGACTCTGACCACTTCAACTGGGTCCGCTCAAATCGCAGCCCAGGCTGCCACCCCTCCCAGGCCAGTGTCTTTCTGGAGCACTAGTAGTCTGAGAGGGTTCCATGCCACACAGACCCCACCTCCAGCCTATGAGAGCATCATAAGGGCCTACCAGGAGACCTGCACCTAA
- the myct1a gene encoding myc target protein 1 homolog isoform X2: protein MADNNTNLFLEILKPFDVVSLIIAFCVSMAVGLLLGALIYVVLTWMSRRKAGSVSITRRPPRPSRVSPRARPGFNRNSSYDRRSNNSLVSAAFSFHRQASSPDQADPLGRKPSFRASTFHPLLQCSQIAREAEEGSQTTLPRTPTLTTSTGSAQIAAQAATPPRPVSFWSTSSLRGFHATQTPPPAYESIIRAYQETCT from the exons ATGGCTGACAACAACACAAACCTCTTTCTGGAAATACTTAAACCCTTTGATGTTG TTTCCCTGATCATAGCCTTCTGTGTGTCCATGGCTGTGGGTCTCCTCTTGGGGGCACTAATCTACGTGGTCCTGACCTGGATGTCTCGACGCAAAGCCGGCTCTGTCAGCATTACCCGCCGGCCCCCTCGCCCGTCCCGCGTCTCCCCCCGCGCCCGCCCTGGCTTCAACCGCAACAGCAGCTACGACCGGCGCAGCAACAACAGTCTGGTCAGCGCCGCCTTCAGTTTCCACCGCCAGGCCTCCTCCCCGGACCAGGCTGACCCTCTGGGCCGCAAGCCCAGCTTCAGGGCCTCCACCTTCCATCCACTGCTCCAGTGCAGCCAGATTGCCCGCGAGGCAGAGGAAGGGAGCCAGACCACGCTGCCTCGGACTCCGACTCTGACCACTTCAACTGGGTCCGCTCAAATCGCAGCCCAGGCTGCCACCCCTCCCAGGCCAGTGTCTTTCTGGAGCACTAGTAGTCTGAGAGGGTTCCATGCCACACAGACCCCACCTCCAGCCTATGAGAGCATCATAAGGGCCTACCAGGAGACCTGCACCTAA
- the serac1 gene encoding protein SERAC1 → MRWKMSVAALRMIRCRRLSTTGPSMKKVLPWRDIPKIAKVTGAVVLGGCVFITYEVVTLNRAVTIDTQAILQEKQKSYIYLRPTPSKEQDKISTGITNKARRELHKAVRTFLELSSRILLRPLDEHLSRVDADPHEVALWVLLKRTRSNTRSVRLQAVQDLAGNHHWHDYQFQTAAQVVDQRTVVGLARTHQVDRRFFLSPPLLPEVQDGFSVEDGLRQLLASLPQSEVDACVQYFTSLALRESSQSLATQRGGLWCFGGNGLPYAQSLTSVPSEKVESFCLQALVQHSKVQSHCDHIVANGGLQLLQRVYQLRKDSQKLQRNIVRIIGNLALNDSAHQAIIQSGWVPVLAELMQSTHIMQASHAARALANLDRDAVKERYQDGVYVLHPQCRNSQPIKADVLFVHGLLGAAFKTWRQKDCDVTEEEKAVIEDYTECWPKSWLAEDCPNLRVLSVEYDSHLSDWRSKCPAENQRKSLAYRSRELLKKLKSAGVGERPVVWVAHSMGGLLVKKMLLDAANDPDLQDLMKNTKGIMFYSVPHHGTFMAEYSVNVRYLLFPSVEVKELCRDSPALRDLNENFLDIAKNRDIKVLSFAETRPTTIGPMIKIQVVPPQSADLGIGDLIQVDMDHLNICKPEKKDSFLYKRSLQFIQDALQGYVS, encoded by the exons ATGAG GTGGAAGATGTCTGTGGCTGCGCTTCGAATGATCCGCTGTCGGCGACTGAGCACCACTGGCCCGAGTATGAAGAAAGTCTTGCCCTGGAGGGACATAC CGAAAATTGCTAAAGTCACCGGTGCTGTTGTGTTGGG GGGCTGTGTTTTCATCACATATGAGGTGGTGACCTTGAACAGAGCTGTGACTATTGATACGCAAGCCATTCTGCAGGAGAAACAGAAGTCCTACATATACCTGCGCCCCACGCCTTCAAAGGAGCAGGACAAGATAAGCACAG GGATCACAAACAAAGCTAGGAGAGAACTTCACAAAGCAGTTCGTACATTTCTGGAACTCTCCTCGAGGATTCTTCTTCGACCACTCGATG AACACCTGAGTCGTGTGGATGCAGATCCCCATGAGGTGGCACTGTGGGTTCTGTTGAAAAGGACGCGGTCCAACACCAGGTCTGTCAGACTGCAGGCAGTTCAGGACCTGGCAGGCAACCACCACTGGCATG ACTACCAGTTCCAGACCGCGGCCCAGGTGGTAGACCAGCGGACGGTGGTGGGGCTGGCACGCACCCATCAGGTGGACCGGcgcttcttcctctccccacctcttctGCCCGAGGTCCAGGAT GGGTTTTCTGTGGAGGATGGCCTCAGGCAGCTGCTGGCGTCTCTGCCCCAGTCGGAGGTGGACGCGTGTGTCCAGTACTTTACCTCGCTCGCCCTGCGGGAGAGCAGTCAGTCGCTGGCGACACAGAGG ggtggtcTGTGGTGTTTCGGGGGGAACGGCCTCCCTTATGCTCAGAGCCTCACTTCTGTCCCCTCTGAGAAGGTGGAGTCCTTCTGTCTACAGGCTCTGGTTCAACACTCCAAG GTACAGAGTCACTGTGACCACATTGTGGCCAACGGGGGTCTGCAACTCCTCCAGAGGGTCTACCAGCTTCGCAAAGACTCCCAGAAGCTCCAGAGAAACATTGTACGCATCATTGGCAACTTGGCGCTTAACGACAGTGCCCACCAGGCCATCATACAGTCAG GTTGGGTGCCTGTCCTAGCAGAGCTGATGCAGTCCACACACATCATGCAGGCTTCCCATGCAGCCCGCGCCCTGGCAAACCTCGACAGAGACGCAGTGAAGGAGAGGTACCAGGATGGGGTTTATGTTCTCCACCCACAGTGTCGCAACAG CCAGCCAATCAAAGCGGACGTGTTATTCGTCCATGGGCTCCTGGGGGCGGCGTTTAAGACATGGCGGCAGAAGGATTGTGATGtgactgaggaggagaaggcggtCATAGAGGACTACACAGAGTGCTGGCCCAAG TCGTGGTTGGCTGAAGACTGCCCTAACCTGAGGGTTCTGTCGGTAGAGTACGACTCTCACTTGAGCGACTGGAGGTCCAAGTGTCCTGCTGAAAACCAAAG gAAGTCTTTGGCCTACAGGAGCAGAGAGCTGCTTAAGAAGCTCAAGTCGGCTGGGGTAGGAGAGAGGCCTGTGGTCTGGGTGGCGCACAGCATGGGAG GGCTGTTGGTAAAGAAGATGCTACTGGACGCCGCCAACGACCCGGACCTCCAAGACCTGATGAAAAACACCAAGGGCATCATGTTCTACAGTGTTCCTCACCACGGAACCTTCATGGCTGAGTACTCGGTCAACGTCCGatacctcctcttcccctctgtaGAGGTCAAAGAGCTCTGCAGAG ACTCCCCGGCATTGCGTGACCTCAATGAGAACTTCCTGGACATAGCCAAGAACAGGGACATCAAGGTGCTGAGCTTTGCCGAGACTCGGCCCACCACTATTGGACCCATGATCAAGATACAGGTGGTGCCCCCACAGTCAGCAG ACCTGGGGATCGGGGACCTCATCCAGGTAGATATGGATCACCTCAACATCTGCAAGCCTGAGAAGAAAGACTCTTTCCTCTACAAGCGCAGCCTCCAGTTCATCCAGGATGCGTTGCAGGGCTACGTCAGCTGA